Proteins encoded within one genomic window of Streptomyces sp. NBC_00523:
- a CDS encoding MFS transporter, whose protein sequence is MTATLPAPAEAPARPAHRDGNILRWLGAYTASMIGDSVYYMALAWAAARTGSATQTGLVLAAGSIPRAVLLLGGGVLADRLGPRRVVVASDTARCLVILGLAGALLLTSPTVWMLIAVALVFGAVDALFLPAVGALPPRITAASQLARVQGMRGLATRTANVVGAPLGGVAVALGGPVLAFAAAGILFAVSLPLLLAVRMAPLPASEAAAPTGSAWHELADGLRHIRRHPVLGPLMLVVAVSELGFVGPLNLGLILLSDERGWGASGMGWVVAAFGTGAGASALLLAVRGRVPRAGLVMCLTVLVGALAIAALAYVPSLPLAAAVAVLVGLFAGLGGSLCGALTQTVTEPAYLGRVTSVSTLFTHALAPLSYPVTGAAVALWGTGPVFVASAALCATGVVTGLLIAPLRRAELPG, encoded by the coding sequence GTGACCGCCACCCTGCCCGCCCCCGCCGAGGCCCCCGCCCGCCCGGCCCACCGCGACGGCAACATCCTGCGCTGGCTCGGCGCGTACACCGCGTCCATGATCGGCGACAGCGTCTACTACATGGCGCTCGCCTGGGCCGCCGCCCGCACCGGCAGCGCCACGCAGACCGGCCTGGTGCTCGCCGCCGGCTCCATACCCCGGGCGGTGCTCCTGCTCGGCGGGGGAGTGCTCGCCGACCGGCTCGGCCCGCGCCGCGTGGTCGTCGCCAGCGACACCGCCCGCTGCCTGGTGATCCTCGGCCTCGCCGGAGCCCTGCTGCTCACCTCGCCCACGGTGTGGATGCTGATCGCCGTCGCGCTCGTCTTCGGCGCCGTCGACGCCCTCTTCCTGCCCGCCGTCGGCGCCCTGCCGCCCCGGATCACCGCCGCGTCCCAGCTCGCCCGCGTCCAGGGCATGCGCGGTCTCGCCACCCGGACCGCCAATGTCGTCGGCGCCCCGCTCGGCGGCGTCGCCGTCGCCCTCGGCGGCCCGGTCCTCGCCTTCGCCGCGGCCGGGATCCTCTTCGCCGTGTCGCTCCCGCTCCTGCTGGCCGTACGGATGGCCCCGCTGCCCGCGTCCGAGGCCGCCGCCCCCACCGGCAGCGCCTGGCACGAACTGGCCGACGGGCTCCGCCACATTCGCCGCCACCCGGTCCTCGGGCCCCTGATGCTCGTCGTCGCCGTCAGCGAACTCGGCTTCGTCGGCCCCCTCAACCTCGGCCTCATCCTGCTCAGCGACGAACGCGGCTGGGGCGCCTCCGGCATGGGCTGGGTCGTCGCCGCCTTCGGCACAGGCGCGGGCGCCTCCGCCCTCCTCCTCGCCGTACGCGGCCGCGTCCCCAGGGCCGGACTGGTCATGTGCCTGACCGTCCTGGTCGGGGCCCTCGCCATCGCGGCCCTGGCGTACGTGCCCTCCCTGCCGCTCGCCGCGGCCGTCGCGGTCCTCGTCGGACTCTTCGCCGGGCTCGGCGGCTCGCTGTGCGGCGCGCTCACGCAGACCGTCACCGAACCGGCCTACCTGGGCCGTGTCACCTCGGTCTCCACGCTCTTCACGCACGCCCTCGCGCCGCTCAGCTACCCCGTCACCGGCGCCGCCGTCGCCCTCTGGGGCACCGGCCCGGTCTTCGTCGCCAGCGCGGCCCTGTGCGCGACCGGTGTCGTCACCGGCCTCCTCATCGCCCCGCTCCGCCGGGCGGAACTCCCGGGCTGA
- the trpM gene encoding tryptophan biosynthesis modulator TrpM: protein MSSLPHPAPVRCALPSWHRGCRAPARRVRGRRVRYVIGAEPGQVNGMRWRTGRAP from the coding sequence GTGTCGTCCCTTCCGCATCCCGCTCCGGTGCGCTGCGCGCTGCCCTCGTGGCACCGCGGCTGCCGGGCGCCCGCGCGCCGGGTGCGCGGCCGGCGGGTGCGGTACGTGATCGGCGCCGAGCCCGGTCAGGTCAACGGCATGCGATGGCGCACGGGACGCGCGCCGTAG
- a CDS encoding ArsR/SmtB family transcription factor, which translates to MAREESRRVSDLGTLKAFGHPLRMKLYRALYIARQATASQLAEQVDEAVSLVSYHLRKLADHGLIEEADRQGRDGRERWWQPASEGLTFHDEDFSDAPEKAATHSAVTRLSFDQHVEMYRRHLDANRTWPAEWRRASFSSEYLARLTADELAALSSEMNDLIKRYEQRGRAREEAGDGENRENVALHVYGFPFRT; encoded by the coding sequence ATGGCACGCGAAGAATCACGCCGGGTCTCCGACCTCGGCACCCTCAAGGCGTTCGGGCACCCCCTGCGGATGAAGCTCTACCGGGCCCTCTACATCGCCCGGCAGGCCACCGCGTCACAGCTCGCCGAGCAGGTGGACGAGGCGGTCTCGCTCGTCAGCTACCACCTGCGCAAGCTCGCCGACCACGGGCTGATCGAGGAGGCGGACCGGCAGGGCAGGGACGGCCGCGAGCGCTGGTGGCAGCCCGCGTCGGAGGGGCTGACCTTCCACGACGAGGACTTCAGCGACGCGCCCGAGAAGGCCGCGACGCACTCCGCCGTTACCCGGCTGTCCTTCGACCAGCACGTCGAGATGTACCGCCGCCACCTCGACGCGAACCGCACCTGGCCCGCCGAGTGGCGCCGCGCCTCCTTCAGCTCCGAATACCTCGCCCGGCTGACCGCCGACGAGCTCGCCGCGCTGTCCTCCGAGATGAACGACCTCATCAAGCGCTACGAGCAGCGGGGCCGCGCCCGCGAGGAGGCCGGCGACGGCGAGAACCGCGAGAACGTCGCGCTCCACGTGTACGGCTTCCCGTTCCGCACCTGA
- a CDS encoding anthranilate synthase component I, producing the protein MDLDTFRKLAVDRRVIPVTRRLLADGDTPVGLYRKLAGERTGTFLLESAENGRTWSRYSFIGVRSAATLTTRDGEAHWLGTPPVGVPVDGDPLHALRATIEALHTPHDRESGLPPFTGGMVGYLGYDIVRRLEKIGESGGDDLKLPELTMLLTSDLAVLDHWDGSVLLIANAINHNDLATGVDEAHADAVARLDAMERDLRRPVENAPAALPPSELPPYTALWGGQAYQDAVEDVKERIRAGEAFQVVPSQRFETPCTASALDVYRVLRATNPSPYMYLFRFDGFDVAGSSPEALVKVEDGRAMVHPIAGTRHRGATPQEDQALADELLADPKERAEHLMLVDLGRNDLGRVCEPGSVEVVDFMSIERYSHVMHIVSTVTGKVAEGRTAFDVLTACFPAGTLSGAPKPRALQIIEELEPTRRGLYGGCVGYLDFAGDSDTAIAIRTALLRDGTAYVQAGAGVVADSDPVAEDTECRNKAAAVLRAVHTANRLGGA; encoded by the coding sequence ATGGACCTCGACACCTTCCGCAAGCTGGCCGTCGACCGGCGCGTCATCCCCGTCACCCGCCGCCTCCTCGCGGACGGCGACACCCCCGTCGGGCTCTACCGCAAGCTCGCGGGCGAGCGCACCGGCACCTTCCTGCTGGAATCCGCGGAGAACGGCCGCACCTGGTCGCGCTACTCGTTCATCGGCGTACGCAGCGCCGCCACGCTCACCACCCGCGACGGCGAGGCCCACTGGCTCGGCACCCCGCCGGTCGGCGTCCCCGTCGACGGCGACCCGCTGCACGCCCTGCGCGCCACCATCGAGGCCCTGCACACCCCGCACGACCGGGAGTCCGGCCTCCCGCCCTTCACCGGCGGCATGGTCGGCTACCTCGGCTACGACATCGTGCGCCGCCTGGAGAAGATCGGCGAGAGCGGCGGCGACGACCTCAAGCTCCCCGAGCTGACCATGCTGCTCACCTCCGACCTCGCGGTCCTCGACCACTGGGACGGCAGCGTCCTGCTCATCGCCAACGCCATCAACCACAACGACCTGGCCACCGGCGTGGACGAGGCGCACGCCGACGCGGTCGCCCGGCTCGACGCGATGGAGCGCGACCTGCGCCGCCCCGTCGAGAACGCCCCCGCCGCCCTGCCGCCCTCCGAGCTGCCCCCGTACACCGCGCTCTGGGGCGGCCAGGCGTACCAGGACGCCGTCGAGGACGTGAAGGAGCGCATCCGCGCCGGGGAAGCCTTCCAGGTGGTGCCCTCCCAGCGCTTCGAGACCCCGTGCACCGCGAGCGCCCTCGACGTCTACCGGGTGCTGCGCGCCACCAACCCCTCGCCGTACATGTACCTCTTCCGGTTCGACGGCTTCGACGTCGCCGGGTCCAGCCCCGAGGCCCTGGTCAAGGTCGAGGACGGCCGGGCCATGGTCCACCCCATCGCCGGAACCCGGCACCGCGGCGCCACCCCGCAGGAGGACCAGGCCCTCGCCGACGAACTCCTCGCCGACCCCAAGGAACGCGCCGAGCACCTGATGCTCGTGGACCTCGGCCGCAACGACCTCGGCCGGGTCTGCGAGCCGGGCAGCGTCGAGGTGGTCGACTTCATGTCCATCGAGCGCTACTCGCACGTGATGCACATCGTCTCCACCGTCACCGGCAAGGTCGCCGAGGGGCGCACCGCCTTCGACGTGCTGACCGCCTGCTTCCCCGCCGGCACCCTCTCCGGCGCCCCCAAGCCCCGCGCCCTCCAGATCATCGAGGAGCTGGAACCCACCCGCCGGGGCCTGTACGGGGGCTGCGTCGGCTACCTCGACTTCGCCGGGGACTCCGACACCGCCATCGCCATCCGCACCGCCCTGCTCCGCGACGGCACCGCGTACGTCCAGGCGGGCGCGGGCGTCGTCGCCGACTCCGACCCGGTCGCCGAGGACACCGAGTGCCGCAACAAGGCGGCGGCCGTCCTGCGCGCCGTCCACACCGCCAACCGCCTCGGCGGCGCCTGA
- a CDS encoding HGxxPAAW family protein, producing MAGSSHGHTPAAWTGVIIAFIGFCVAGVFMVAANPVGFWAGMGVVLLGGVVGLAMKAAGLGMPKESAELSAARARAGQAQTS from the coding sequence ATGGCGGGCAGCAGCCACGGACACACCCCGGCCGCCTGGACCGGTGTCATCATCGCCTTCATCGGCTTCTGCGTCGCGGGCGTCTTCATGGTCGCGGCCAACCCGGTCGGCTTCTGGGCCGGCATGGGCGTCGTCCTGCTCGGTGGTGTCGTCGGCCTCGCGATGAAGGCCGCGGGCCTCGGCATGCCGAAGGAGTCGGCCGAGCTGAGCGCCGCCCGCGCCCGCGCCGGACAGGCGCAGACCTCCTGA
- a CDS encoding DUF2752 domain-containing protein, which translates to MDATPTPKPAPAPGPPPPFAPVRAPLFPTAPAGASRLRRTAVPVGVLAAVVGAFGYVATVDPNQPGHYPVCPLLRFTGIYCPGCGGLRSAHAFAHGDLAAAFGANALAVVGYGIFAVLWAVWLLREARGKPLRITLRPVHWWAIGAVLLLFTVIRNLPFGSALAP; encoded by the coding sequence GTGGACGCAACGCCAACGCCAAAGCCCGCCCCGGCTCCCGGGCCGCCGCCGCCCTTCGCCCCCGTGCGGGCCCCCCTCTTCCCCACGGCCCCCGCCGGCGCCTCGCGGCTGCGGCGGACCGCCGTCCCGGTGGGCGTGCTCGCCGCCGTCGTCGGCGCCTTCGGATACGTCGCCACCGTCGACCCGAACCAGCCCGGCCACTACCCCGTCTGCCCGCTGCTGCGGTTCACCGGCATCTACTGCCCCGGCTGCGGTGGTCTCCGCAGCGCCCACGCCTTCGCCCACGGCGACCTGGCCGCCGCCTTCGGCGCCAACGCGCTCGCCGTCGTCGGCTACGGGATCTTCGCCGTGCTGTGGGCCGTATGGCTGCTCCGCGAGGCCCGTGGAAAGCCCCTGCGGATCACGCTGCGGCCGGTGCACTGGTGGGCGATCGGTGCCGTACTGCTGCTCTTCACCGTCATCCGGAACCTCCCCTTCGGCTCCGCGCTCGCCCCGTGA
- the trpB gene encoding tryptophan synthase subunit beta, with protein sequence MSSDFFIPDPEGLIPSAEGYFGAYGGKFIPEALVAAVDEVAVEYEKAKADPAFAAELGELMVHYTGRPSALTEVPRFAEHAGGARVFLKREDLNHTGSHKINNVLGQALLTRRMGKTRVIAETGAGQHGVATATACALFGLDCTIYMGEIDTQRQALNVARMRILGAEVIAVKSGSRTLKDAINEAFRDWVANVDRTHYLFGTVAGPHPFPAMVRDFHRVIGVEARRQILEQAGRLPDAAVACVGGGSNAIGLFHAFVPDADVRLIGCEPAGHGVETGEHAATLTAGEPGILHGSRSYVLQDDEGQITEPYSISAGLDYPGIGPEHAYLKDVGRGEYRAVTDDAAMQALRLLSRTEGIIPAIESAHALAGALEVGKELGKDGLILINLSGRGDKDMDTAARYFGLYDTDAAVEADAGSRTAEIEGDAQ encoded by the coding sequence ATGTCTTCCGACTTCTTCATCCCGGACCCGGAGGGTCTGATCCCCAGCGCCGAGGGCTACTTCGGCGCGTACGGCGGAAAGTTCATCCCGGAGGCGCTGGTCGCCGCCGTGGACGAGGTCGCCGTCGAGTACGAGAAGGCCAAGGCCGACCCCGCGTTCGCCGCCGAGCTCGGCGAGCTGATGGTCCACTACACCGGTCGGCCCAGCGCCCTCACCGAGGTGCCCCGCTTCGCCGAGCACGCCGGGGGCGCCCGCGTCTTCCTCAAGCGCGAGGACCTCAACCACACCGGATCGCACAAGATCAACAACGTGCTGGGGCAGGCCCTGCTGACCCGGCGCATGGGCAAGACCCGCGTCATCGCGGAGACCGGCGCCGGTCAGCACGGCGTCGCCACCGCGACCGCCTGCGCCCTCTTCGGCCTCGACTGCACCATCTACATGGGCGAGATCGACACCCAGCGCCAGGCGCTGAACGTGGCGCGCATGCGGATCCTCGGCGCCGAGGTCATCGCCGTGAAGTCCGGCTCCCGCACCCTCAAGGACGCCATCAACGAGGCGTTCCGCGACTGGGTCGCCAACGTGGACCGCACCCACTACCTCTTCGGTACGGTCGCGGGCCCGCACCCCTTCCCGGCGATGGTCCGCGACTTCCACCGCGTCATCGGCGTGGAGGCCAGACGGCAGATCCTGGAGCAGGCCGGCCGGCTGCCGGACGCCGCCGTGGCCTGCGTCGGCGGCGGCTCCAACGCCATCGGCCTCTTCCACGCCTTCGTGCCCGACGCGGACGTCCGCCTCATCGGCTGCGAGCCCGCCGGACACGGTGTGGAGACCGGCGAGCACGCGGCGACCCTGACCGCGGGCGAGCCCGGCATCCTGCACGGCTCGCGCAGCTACGTCCTCCAGGACGACGAGGGCCAGATCACCGAGCCGTACTCCATCTCGGCCGGTCTGGACTACCCGGGCATCGGCCCCGAGCACGCCTACCTCAAGGACGTGGGCCGGGGCGAGTACCGCGCCGTCACCGACGACGCGGCCATGCAGGCGCTGCGCCTGCTCTCCCGCACCGAGGGCATCATCCCGGCCATCGAGAGCGCGCACGCGCTGGCCGGGGCGCTGGAGGTCGGCAAGGAGCTGGGCAAGGACGGGCTGATCCTGATCAACCTCTCCGGGCGCGGCGACAAGGACATGGACACGGCGGCCCGCTACTTCGGGCTGTACGACACCGACGCGGCCGTCGAGGCCGACGCCGGCAGCCGGACCGCGGAGATCGAGGGGGACGCGCAGTGA
- a CDS encoding TIGR03085 family metal-binding protein: MSTHAKRERLLLADLLEAAGPQAPTLCHGWTARDLAAHVVVRERRPDAAAGTLIGPLKGRRDRVMAEFTEKPYEELIQLIRTGPPRMSPFGLKQLDEAANTVEFYIHAEDVRRAQPDWTPRELDPVFADVLWARTEKAARMLGRKAPVGLVLRRPDGQTAVAHRGTPVVTVTGEPGELLLFAFGRQDAARVELEGEPEAIGRVTTAKLGM; the protein is encoded by the coding sequence ATGTCGACCCATGCGAAGCGCGAACGTCTTCTGCTCGCCGACCTGTTGGAGGCGGCGGGCCCGCAGGCCCCGACCCTGTGCCACGGCTGGACGGCCCGTGATCTCGCGGCCCATGTGGTGGTGCGGGAGCGGCGGCCGGACGCGGCGGCCGGGACGCTCATCGGGCCGCTGAAGGGCCGCCGGGACCGGGTCATGGCCGAGTTCACCGAGAAGCCGTACGAGGAGCTGATCCAGCTCATCCGGACCGGCCCGCCCCGGATGTCCCCGTTCGGCCTGAAGCAGCTGGACGAGGCGGCGAACACGGTGGAGTTCTACATCCACGCGGAGGACGTACGCCGGGCGCAGCCCGACTGGACGCCGCGTGAGCTGGACCCGGTCTTCGCGGACGTGCTGTGGGCGCGTACGGAGAAGGCGGCGCGGATGCTGGGCCGGAAGGCGCCAGTGGGCCTGGTGCTACGCCGCCCGGACGGGCAGACCGCGGTGGCGCACCGGGGGACGCCGGTGGTGACGGTGACCGGTGAGCCGGGCGAGCTGCTGCTGTTCGCGTTCGGGCGGCAGGACGCGGCGCGGGTGGAGCTGGAGGGCGAGCCGGAGGCGATCGGCCGGGTGACGACGGCGAAGCTGGGCATGTAG
- a CDS encoding PucR family transcriptional regulator — translation MPQVVRPRVGVPHAPPPLAPPPRRFRSLADREAVAVLHRAARVLVAALPELTDRMVEALREREPGYRAAIEADPAEIWQEVHQSLRHNVGSLIRPREFREAAHRTSRRIGEVRAEQGVPLDAVLHAFRMGGAMVWQDLVDETARRHPEDVRLLVHVAADVWNFVDEHCGLVADAYRGAERRLAWRRENRHRLMTAALLDGTARVADLPDTAAALGLPEDGRYAVLALRAARRSHGAAHPPLELPAGPDAVWHAGVEAEYAVLSLGRADGTDPADALAALAAGLRVPPGARAGIGSVVDGLAAVGDARRLADTALRACPADGGTVLLDAHLPAALVVSSPVLGAALADRVLGPLDRLDAADRDVLIDTLTAWFDADGSAPRAGARLYCHRNTVLNRLRRFEQLTGRCLTRPSDATEVSLALAARRLLTG, via the coding sequence ATGCCACAGGTCGTACGTCCACGGGTCGGGGTGCCGCACGCGCCGCCGCCCCTCGCACCGCCCCCGCGCCGCTTCCGGTCACTGGCCGACCGCGAGGCCGTCGCCGTCCTGCACCGGGCCGCCCGGGTCCTGGTCGCGGCCCTCCCGGAGCTGACGGACCGGATGGTGGAGGCGCTGCGGGAGCGGGAGCCCGGCTACCGCGCGGCGATCGAGGCCGACCCGGCGGAGATCTGGCAGGAGGTGCACCAGTCGCTGCGGCACAACGTCGGTTCGCTCATCCGGCCCCGCGAGTTCCGGGAGGCCGCGCACCGCACCTCGCGGCGGATCGGCGAGGTCCGGGCCGAGCAGGGGGTGCCGCTGGACGCGGTCCTGCACGCGTTCCGGATGGGCGGGGCGATGGTCTGGCAGGACCTGGTGGACGAGACCGCCCGCCGCCACCCCGAGGACGTCCGGCTGCTGGTCCACGTCGCCGCGGACGTCTGGAACTTCGTTGACGAGCACTGCGGGCTCGTCGCCGACGCCTACCGCGGGGCGGAGCGCCGCCTCGCCTGGCGCCGGGAGAACCGGCACCGCCTGATGACCGCCGCGCTGCTCGACGGTACCGCCCGGGTCGCCGATCTCCCGGACACGGCGGCGGCCCTCGGCCTGCCGGAGGACGGCCGGTACGCGGTGCTCGCGCTCCGCGCCGCCCGCCGCTCCCACGGCGCGGCGCACCCGCCCCTGGAGCTGCCCGCCGGTCCGGACGCCGTGTGGCACGCGGGGGTCGAGGCGGAGTACGCCGTGCTGTCGCTGGGCCGGGCCGACGGCACGGACCCGGCGGACGCCCTCGCCGCGCTGGCCGCCGGTCTGCGCGTGCCGCCCGGGGCCCGGGCCGGCATCGGCTCGGTGGTGGACGGTCTCGCGGCGGTCGGGGACGCCCGGCGCCTCGCGGACACGGCGCTGCGGGCCTGCCCGGCGGACGGCGGGACCGTCCTGCTCGACGCGCACCTGCCCGCCGCCCTGGTCGTCTCGTCCCCGGTGCTCGGCGCGGCCCTCGCCGACCGGGTGCTCGGCCCGCTGGACCGGCTGGACGCGGCGGACCGGGACGTGCTCATCGACACGCTCACCGCGTGGTTCGACGCGGACGGCTCGGCGCCCCGGGCGGGCGCCCGCCTCTACTGCCACCGCAACACCGTCCTCAACCGCCTCCGCCGCTTCGAACAGCTCACCGGCCGCTGCCTGACCCGGCCCTCGGACGCCACGGAGGTCTCCCTGGCGCTCGCGGCCCGCCGCCTGCTGACGGGCTGA
- the trpC gene encoding indole-3-glycerol phosphate synthase TrpC, whose translation MSVLDEIIDGVRADLAERQARVSLDELKERAARAPRAKDGVAALRGEGVTVICEVKRSSPSKGALAAIADPAALAADYEAGGASVISVLTEERRFGGSLADLEAVRAKVDIPILRKDFIVTSYQLWEARAYGADLVLLIVAALEQEALVSLIERAESIGLTPLVEAHDEEEAERAVEAGARIIGVNARNLKDLKVDRSTFERVAPEIPDHIVKVAESGVRGPHDLIAYANAGADAVLVGESLVTGRDPRTAVADLVAAGAHPALRHGRG comes from the coding sequence GTGAGTGTGCTCGACGAGATCATCGACGGCGTACGCGCCGACCTCGCGGAGCGGCAGGCGCGCGTCAGCCTCGACGAGCTCAAGGAACGCGCCGCCCGTGCCCCCCGCGCCAAGGACGGCGTCGCCGCCCTGCGCGGCGAGGGCGTGACCGTCATCTGCGAGGTCAAGCGCTCCAGCCCCTCCAAGGGCGCGCTGGCCGCCATCGCCGACCCGGCCGCGCTCGCCGCGGACTACGAGGCCGGCGGGGCCTCCGTCATCTCGGTCCTCACCGAGGAGCGCCGCTTCGGCGGCTCGCTCGCCGACCTGGAGGCCGTCCGCGCCAAGGTCGACATCCCGATCCTCCGCAAGGACTTCATCGTCACCTCGTACCAGCTGTGGGAGGCGCGCGCGTACGGCGCGGACCTCGTGCTGCTGATCGTCGCCGCCCTCGAACAGGAGGCCCTGGTCTCCCTGATCGAGCGTGCCGAGTCCATCGGCCTCACGCCGCTGGTCGAGGCGCACGACGAGGAGGAGGCCGAGCGCGCGGTCGAGGCCGGCGCCCGGATCATCGGCGTCAACGCGCGCAACCTCAAGGACCTCAAGGTCGACCGCTCCACCTTCGAGCGCGTCGCCCCCGAGATCCCGGACCACATCGTCAAGGTCGCCGAGTCCGGCGTCCGCGGCCCGCACGACCTGATCGCCTACGCCAACGCCGGCGCGGACGCGGTGCTGGTCGGCGAGTCCCTGGTGACCGGCCGCGACCCGCGGACCGCCGTCGCCGACCTCGTCGCCGCCGGCGCCCACCCCGCCCTGCGCCACGGACGGGGCTGA
- the hisI gene encoding phosphoribosyl-AMP cyclohydrolase: protein MSSTPPPGTPRTASDLDPAIAARLKRGADGLVPAVAQQYDTGEVLMLGWMDDEALHRTLTTGRCTYWSRSRQEYWVKGDTSGHIQLVKSVALDCDADTVLVKVDQTGAACHTGDRTCFDADTLFLGQ from the coding sequence ATGAGCAGCACGCCCCCGCCCGGCACCCCCCGGACCGCCAGCGACCTCGACCCCGCCATCGCCGCCCGCCTCAAGCGCGGCGCCGACGGACTGGTCCCGGCCGTCGCCCAGCAGTACGACACCGGCGAGGTGCTGATGCTGGGCTGGATGGACGACGAGGCGCTGCACCGCACCCTCACCACCGGCCGCTGCACCTACTGGTCCCGCAGCCGCCAGGAGTACTGGGTCAAGGGCGACACCTCGGGCCACATCCAGCTGGTCAAGTCCGTCGCCCTGGACTGCGACGCCGACACCGTCCTCGTCAAGGTCGACCAGACCGGCGCCGCCTGCCACACCGGCGACCGCACCTGCTTCGACGCCGACACGCTGTTCCTCGGGCAGTAG
- a CDS encoding TIGR02234 family membrane protein produces the protein MEYVSAVPVPQPRTEAAAAPDSAGSRRTLAAGLLLGAAGATVVLLASGQTWAEGKAAVGGGSLPLSADGQDVTGLPAALAIVGLAALVAVFAVRGGGRRVVAGLLALSGLGAALSAFIGASDSGALDEKAARTSGDAAAGITALSHTAWPYVTAAGGLLILLAGLLALRYGSRWPTMSGRYERDGTPRPRKAPRPLDPDRPEDLWKALDRGEDPTREA, from the coding sequence GTGGAGTACGTGAGTGCCGTCCCCGTACCCCAGCCCCGTACCGAAGCCGCCGCCGCGCCCGACAGTGCGGGGAGCCGCCGCACCCTGGCGGCCGGCCTGCTCCTCGGGGCGGCCGGCGCGACCGTCGTCCTGCTCGCCTCCGGGCAGACCTGGGCCGAGGGCAAGGCCGCCGTCGGTGGCGGCAGCCTGCCGCTGAGCGCCGACGGGCAGGACGTCACCGGGCTCCCCGCCGCCCTCGCGATCGTCGGCCTGGCCGCCCTCGTCGCCGTCTTCGCCGTACGTGGCGGCGGCCGGCGCGTGGTCGCCGGACTCCTCGCGCTCAGCGGACTCGGCGCCGCGCTCAGCGCCTTCATCGGCGCGTCCGACAGCGGGGCACTGGACGAGAAGGCCGCCCGGACCAGCGGTGACGCCGCCGCCGGCATCACGGCCCTCAGCCACACCGCCTGGCCGTACGTCACGGCGGCCGGCGGCCTGCTGATCCTGCTCGCCGGGCTGCTCGCCCTGCGCTACGGCAGCCGCTGGCCCACGATGTCCGGGCGCTACGAGCGCGACGGCACCCCCCGCCCCCGCAAGGCCCCCCGCCCGCTCGACCCCGACCGGCCCGAGGATCTGTGGAAGGCCCTGGACCGCGGCGAGGACCCGACGCGCGAGGCATGA